In one window of Miscanthus floridulus cultivar M001 chromosome 12, ASM1932011v1, whole genome shotgun sequence DNA:
- the LOC136495671 gene encoding uncharacterized protein yields the protein MRTTDNTTSNINVEGPMPYLNECDAMPDINETHHAMPDVNQTHNSTSDVNETQHVNTDATEDADFLEAIMNRCADPSIFFMKRMEALKKAAEEPLYDESKGCTKEWSTLRAVLQFLTIKARYGWSDASFNDLLRVLGDLLPKENKVPANMYYAKKLVSPLTMGVEKIHACRNHCILYRGDQYKDLDSCPNCGASRYKTNKDYREEENAASVSSGRKRKKTQTKTQQDKRSKPTSNIEVDYYALRRIPALVIWYLPVVDRLRCLFANPDDAELMTWHASDERKDDGKLRHPADAKQWQEFDKKYPDFAEDPRNVRFALSTDGMNPFAERSSTHSTWPVIMTIYNLPSWLCQKRKYLLLTILISGPTQPGTPYCSFGASN from the coding sequence ATGCGGACAACTGACAACACTACAAGTAACATCAATGTGGAGGGTCCAATGCCATATCTCAATGAATGTGATGCTATGCCAGATATCAATGAAACCCATCATGCTATGCCAGATGTCAATCAAACTCATAATTCTACGTCCGATGTTAATGAAACTCAGCATGTTAACACTGATGCCACTGAAGATGCAGATTTCTTAGAGGCAATAATGAACCGTTGTGCGGATCCATCAATATTCTTCATGAAGCGAATGGAAGCCTTGAAGAAGGCAGCAGAAGAGCCTTTGTACGACGAGTCGAAAGGTTGTACCAAAGAGTGGTCGACACTACGGGCTGTTCTTCAGTTTTTGACGATTAAGGCTAGATATGGTTGGTCCGATGCTAGTTTCAATGATTTATTGCGTGTACTTGGAGACCTTCTTCCTAAGGAGAACAAAGTGCCTGCTAACATGTACTATGCAAAGAAGCTAGTCAGTCCACTTACGATGGGTGTTGAGAAGATCCACGCATGTAGAAATCATTGTATTCTATATCGGGGTGATCAGTATAAAGACTTAGACAGTTGTCCAAACTGTGGTGCTAGTAGGTACAAGACGAATAAAGATTATCGAGAGGAAGAGAATGCAGCCTCTGTTTCTTCAGGGAGGAAGCGAAAGAAGACGCAAACAAAGACTCAACAAGACAAACGTTCAAAGCCCACTAGCAATATCGAAGTGGACTATTATGCGTTGAGAAGAATTCCTGCATTGGTGATATGGTATCTCCCTGTGGTTGATCGTTTGAGGTGTTTGTTTGCAAACCCTGATGATGCGGAACTTATGACCTGGCATGCTTCTGATGAAAGGAAAGATGATGGAAAGTTACGACATCCAGCCGATGCAAAGCAATGGCAAGAATTCGATAAGAAATATCCAGACTTTGCCGAGGATCCACGAAATGTAAGGTTTGCTCTGAgtactgatggaatgaatccatTTGCCGAGAGGAGCAGCacgcacagcacatggccagtgatcatgACAATATACAACCTTCCTTCATGGTTGTGTCAAAAAAGAAAATATCTTTTGCTAACCATTCTTATTTCTGGACCTACACAACCTGGTACACCTTATTGTTCATTTGGTGCCTCAAATTGA